The genomic segment AAATGAAGAGCGCCTTATATGTTTCTTAACAGCTATCATAAAATTCGCGTTACAATATACTTCAAAAATCCACTCCTAAGCCTTAGTACAAATAAGGCCCCACTTCTGAAACGTTTATTCCATTCCCGTTAAATAGAGGAAAAAAAGCCTCGTATCTCGCAGAAATCTGAACTTTCGTCTTGTCGCCCTGAGGATTTGCCGCAACGGGATTTTGACAATAGTAGGACGCAATCACGATACTATCTGCCTGCAAGCTCAGCTTCTGTGACTGTATCAAGTTAAACACCCGTTGTTGCACTTCAAAATGCTCCTGCCCACAGGCGTTACTACAACCACTAGACGTACAGCACTTAATAGCTGTGCTGCTGTCAAACACACAAATAGCGCCTACTTCTGTAGACGCTAACCCAAGCTTAGAAGCAGCTACCCTAGTTCCTTCTCTAGCAATTTGAGTTAATGCAAGATAATCATTAATCATATTGCCAACATCTATAACGCCAACCATGAGTACAGTAATAAAGAATAATGAGATAGAGAACTCTAACACCGCGCTTCCTTTTTCTGATTTCATCGCTTTGCACTAAACCTTATCACGAGCTGCTAACCGTCCCCTCGTCTGGCCTCACCAAAAGACTTAAAAAAATGCACCACATTTGCATAAGATGACATCCAGCTCGAAAAATACTCTTTATTACTACTCAAATAAAATACGCTTTCAATGCAACCCAAAGGCTCTACTATATTTAGTCACTAGGAGCATGTCGAAACAGCATGCATTGCAATAAACAGCTATGTTTATGCTTTTAATTTTATCCCATCGAAATACCCTAGTCTAGTCGCAGGTACAAAATAGCTCTATCCCAAGGAAGTTTCCCTTTGCATAGGCAGTCCAAGATACCGCAGGCTAATTGCCAGCAAAGAGCGAATGACTTGAGCTAAAAATGCCGCCTGATGCGCTATAATGACCCCATGCTCGTTAAGGCAAGTTTGTCGCCTCAGAAACGATGGGTGGCGAAAAAAAGTATAAAAATCCCTTATCATTTCAATTAATTGCCTAACTACTAACCAGGGCTTACCCTCCTCCGCAGCAAGAAAAAATTTATGGCGGAATTCGAGAATTTTAATAATAACTGGCATAAACATTTCTTCGGTAGCTATTCCCCACTGCGGCACTTCAATAATAGGATATTTAGACAGATAACTACTAACATCGCTAACAAACTTGTCAAAATACCAGGGAATGTTTTGGCGCCCGCAAAGGCCAAGCAAATAAGGTTTCACCTCTAGTTCCCGGTCAGCAAGCAGGGCAAGTGCCATTAGCTTGTCCCTAAAAGAAACAAACTCCTGACCAAGAAGTTTATGTGCAAACAAGGCAACGTCATCGCTCTTTTCCTCACGGCAACGACTAAAAATATCACTCCAGTTAATATTACTACCTTCTCTTGGCCCACCTTCACTATTACATTCGCTAACTACAAAGCTCCCCTGCGAAAAGAGAACATCTACGCCTATTTTCCACAAACGCGCAAAATAGCTATCAACAAAGATATCGCTAGGCGTTGAATTGATGTGCCCACCTCCGCCCAGAGAAAACGAAAAAAAATCCCTGGACTCTAACTGCCCCCTCCCTCGAAGATTTTCGAGAATGAGATTTGCAATCTCTAAAGGCCCAAGATGGCCGCCATCTGTCGCATTTAACTTGACAATATGAGCTAAATCAAAAGCTACCCTAGAAGTTAGCATAGCTCCGTACTTAGGTTCACAACTCTCTACCTTAACCGCTCGCTCTAACTCTACCTCAGAAAGTAAAAAAAGCTCGCGCACTGCATCTCTAATTACAAAGTGGCATTCAATGTGCATTTGATAACGCAGTCCTTAAAACTATTAGGCGCTTTATCTGGGAATTTGAAAGCTTAAATTTTTTTAGGCTTTCAAAAAAATCCTCCTCGCTAACGAGCTTATATAAGAATACAAGCAGAAGCTCCCATCGCACATAGGGCTTATTACTACTAATCGCTAGATAACTATCGAATACACCGCTACTAGCTTCCATGATACTTAGCAAAACATCATCCGAGACACTCCAAAGCGGCTCAATTTGCGAGAGCACTTTATGTCGCTCAAACACAATTAATATTTCAGCCGGAAATTTTTCGCTTAAAACCTTTCGCATCTCATCAAACAATCTCTCCCAAGGAACTCTTCTCAAAAATTCGCCTTCTATCGCTCTACAAAAGAGTTCCTCAGTGGTTGACTCAAAAGACAATCCAAAACGCGCTACAAGCCTAAGACCCCTTAAAATCCGAACTGGATCATCGACAAAACTTTCGGCGTGCAATACTCGTAGCAAGCCCTCCTTTAAATCCTCTCGCCCATTA from the Deltaproteobacteria bacterium genome contains:
- a CDS encoding CCA tRNA nucleotidyltransferase; its protein translation is MRQLGKLAIESRSRAFIVGGMPRDLLLEHYCADVDILIEGDAIEYCSRLIDNWPVFFHGIEPPSSFVTFKKYKTAKLKFEQEIFPQVDLLEFASARKETYPLSGAAPIVEWADLDADLARRDFSINAMAVGLSPEDFGQVYDSFNGREDLKEGLLRVLHAESFVDDPVRILRGLRLVARFGLSFESTTEELFCRAIEGEFLRRVPWERLFDEMRKVLSEKFPAEILIVFERHKVLSQIEPLWSVSDDVLLSIMEASSGVFDSYLAISSNKPYVRWELLLVFLYKLVSEEDFFESLKKFKLSNSQIKRLIVLRTALSNAH
- a CDS encoding pilus assembly protein, which codes for MKSEKGSAVLEFSISLFFITVLMVGVIDVGNMINDYLALTQIAREGTRVAASKLGLASTEVGAICVFDSSTAIKCCTSSGCSNACGQEHFEVQQRVFNLIQSQKLSLQADSIVIASYYCQNPVAANPQGDKTKVQISARYEAFFPLFNGNGINVSEVGPYLY